A portion of the Microlunatus phosphovorus NM-1 genome contains these proteins:
- a CDS encoding hemerythrin domain-containing protein, producing the protein MTERETTRLIAWATELRRAHVRLRQALAVVRDGLHGGQQDPLLGRELLLYCHGFCTALDRHHQGEDRRLFPAIEAAYPDLAPVLRRLEQDHTMIANLLDGLRTASASTSDAEELEQHLDGIAAIMESHFRYEERQLLTVLETLQLDAAVAEVLGPL; encoded by the coding sequence GTGACTGAGCGAGAGACGACCAGGCTGATCGCCTGGGCTACCGAACTGCGCCGAGCGCACGTACGCCTTCGCCAGGCGCTGGCTGTCGTGCGGGATGGGCTGCACGGCGGTCAGCAGGATCCCCTGCTGGGCCGTGAGTTGCTGCTGTACTGCCATGGTTTCTGCACCGCGTTGGACCGACACCACCAAGGCGAGGACCGCAGACTGTTTCCCGCGATCGAGGCGGCCTACCCGGACCTCGCACCGGTGCTACGCAGGCTCGAGCAGGACCACACGATGATCGCCAACCTTCTCGACGGCCTGCGTACTGCTTCGGCCAGCACTTCAGACGCGGAGGAGCTGGAACAGCACCTCGACGGGATAGCCGCGATCATGGAGAGCCACTTCCGCTACGAGGAACGGCAGTTGCTCACCGTGCTTGAGACCCTCCAACTCGATGCCGCCGTGGCTGAAGTGCTGGGACCGCTCTGA
- a CDS encoding ABC transporter substrate-binding protein encodes MRTITKLALVSASIAATLLSACGSDSLSGGGTPGSPTAEVSANTDLNAKLPENIRSSGKLNIGTDASYAPNQFTEGKKIVGSEVDLFNAVAKKLGVTAEWENAKFGTIIPGITSGKYDLGVSSFTINDERRKQVLMVSYFNAGTQWATQAGNPKGIDPNNPCGKNIAVQADTVQDQNDLPARQKKCGSNPMKIQKYAGQDTVTAAVVTGKADAMLADSPVTAYAVSQSGGKLELLGEVYDAAPYGVVVAKDNKQLADVVAEALTEMKSDGSYLEILKAWGTEGGAIDTFEVK; translated from the coding sequence ATGCGCACCATCACCAAGTTGGCACTCGTCTCGGCGAGCATCGCGGCCACGCTGTTGTCGGCCTGCGGCTCGGACTCGTTGAGCGGCGGCGGCACCCCGGGATCGCCCACCGCCGAAGTCAGCGCCAACACAGATCTGAACGCCAAGCTGCCGGAGAACATCCGCAGTTCCGGGAAGCTCAACATCGGCACCGATGCCAGCTATGCCCCCAACCAGTTCACCGAGGGCAAGAAGATCGTGGGCAGTGAAGTCGACCTGTTCAACGCCGTGGCGAAGAAGCTGGGCGTCACCGCCGAATGGGAGAACGCCAAATTCGGCACCATCATCCCCGGTATCACCAGCGGCAAGTACGACCTCGGAGTGTCCTCGTTCACCATCAACGACGAGCGCCGCAAACAGGTCTTGATGGTCAGCTACTTCAACGCCGGGACCCAGTGGGCCACCCAGGCGGGCAATCCGAAGGGCATCGATCCGAACAACCCGTGTGGGAAGAACATCGCCGTCCAGGCCGACACCGTGCAGGACCAGAACGACCTGCCGGCGCGGCAGAAGAAGTGCGGCAGTAACCCGATGAAGATCCAGAAGTACGCCGGCCAGGACACCGTCACCGCTGCCGTGGTGACCGGCAAAGCCGACGCCATGCTGGCCGACTCGCCCGTGACGGCGTACGCGGTGTCGCAGTCCGGCGGCAAGCTGGAGCTGCTCGGCGAGGTCTACGACGCCGCCCCGTACGGAGTGGTCGTGGCCAAGGACAACAAGCAGCTGGCCGACGTCGTCGCCGAGGCGCTGACCGAGATGAAGAGCGACGGCAGCTACCTGGAGATCCTCAAGGCCTGGGGCACCGAGGGCGGCGCGATCGACACCTTCGAAGTCAAATGA
- the galK gene encoding galactokinase encodes MTAEQSSQPDVEAVATAYADLTGQPATGIWAAPGRVNLIGEHTDYNDGYVMPFALPHRVTIAAGPRTDGTWRVRTLNGDLTETFSRAELVPGMTGWQAYLAGVVWALEEAGHSIGGADLVLTSNVPMGAGLSSSAALECATLAALAGLDDLAIEPMERAKLARRAENAFVGAPTGQMDQAASTLCEAGHALFFDCRTFDVDQVPLDLAAAGLELLVLDTRTPHALVDSEYAARRASCEEAAKLLGVTALRDVTDLDAALARLEDPVMRSRVRHVVTENQRVLTAAERLKARDYLGLAPLLDASHASMRDDFEITVPTVDLAVETAKQAGAYGARMTGGGFGGCIIALLDIGRADDVARAIGAAFAAAGYRTPAHFVGIPSAGARQLS; translated from the coding sequence ATGACCGCTGAGCAGTCCTCTCAACCCGACGTCGAAGCCGTTGCCACGGCGTACGCCGATCTCACCGGCCAGCCCGCCACAGGCATCTGGGCGGCCCCCGGACGGGTGAACCTGATCGGTGAGCACACGGACTACAACGACGGGTACGTGATGCCGTTCGCGCTGCCCCACCGGGTCACCATCGCGGCCGGGCCGCGTACGGATGGCACCTGGCGGGTCCGCACTCTCAACGGCGATCTGACCGAGACGTTCAGCCGCGCCGAGCTAGTTCCCGGCATGACCGGTTGGCAGGCATACCTTGCCGGAGTTGTGTGGGCTTTGGAAGAGGCCGGCCATTCGATCGGCGGTGCCGATCTGGTGTTGACCTCGAACGTGCCGATGGGTGCCGGGCTGTCTTCCTCCGCCGCGCTGGAGTGCGCGACCCTGGCCGCTCTCGCCGGCCTCGACGATCTAGCCATCGAGCCGATGGAGCGGGCCAAGCTCGCCCGCCGTGCCGAGAACGCCTTCGTCGGCGCCCCGACCGGCCAGATGGACCAGGCCGCCTCCACCTTGTGCGAGGCCGGTCATGCGCTCTTCTTCGACTGCCGCACCTTCGACGTCGACCAGGTACCACTTGATCTCGCCGCAGCTGGCCTCGAGCTGCTCGTGCTGGACACCCGCACGCCGCACGCCCTGGTCGACAGCGAGTACGCCGCCCGCCGCGCCAGCTGCGAGGAGGCGGCAAAGCTCCTCGGGGTGACCGCGCTGCGGGACGTCACCGACCTCGATGCCGCTCTAGCCAGGCTGGAGGATCCGGTGATGCGCAGCCGGGTTCGCCACGTCGTCACCGAGAACCAGCGTGTGCTGACCGCTGCCGAACGACTGAAAGCGCGGGACTATCTCGGACTGGCGCCGTTGCTGGACGCCTCCCACGCCTCGATGCGCGACGACTTCGAGATCACCGTGCCGACGGTGGATCTTGCCGTCGAGACGGCGAAGCAGGCCGGCGCCTACGGGGCCCGGATGACCGGCGGCGGCTTCGGCGGCTGCATCATCGCACTGCTCGACATCGGTCGCGCCGATGACGTTGCCCGAGCGATCGGCGCCGCCTTCGCGGCCGCCGGCTATCGCACACCGGCCCACTTCGTCGGCATCCCCTCCGCAGGAGCGCGCCAACTGTCCTGA
- a CDS encoding amino acid ABC transporter permease: MSESPVESTDSADQERPGIIHAVPVRHPGRYVAIAVIAVLALMFLHMVLTNPAFNWPFVFEAMNQSVVIEGFIKGTLMCTVLAMLFGVIGGVILAVMRLSTNPVLRAVSWAYTWFFRAIPRLVLLTIMGVLGILFPLASGGLSFGVPFDWVIIDWLGLSGDWRFYSVDANTLFSGFIGAIVGLAASEAAYMAEIARAGINSVDKGQMEAAQAVGMSRSLAMRRIVLPQAMRVIVPPTGNETIAMLKDTSLLIALPLSTEMFFQLSQIGARTFQLFPVFVAATLYYLIATSILMIGQTYLERHFGRGFGTTVQPKAAAGLQIGAAK; the protein is encoded by the coding sequence ATGAGCGAGTCGCCGGTCGAGTCGACAGACTCAGCCGACCAGGAGCGGCCGGGCATCATCCACGCGGTGCCCGTCCGCCACCCCGGGCGGTATGTGGCGATCGCGGTCATCGCCGTGCTGGCGCTGATGTTCCTGCACATGGTCTTGACCAATCCGGCGTTCAACTGGCCGTTCGTCTTCGAGGCGATGAACCAGTCCGTGGTGATCGAGGGCTTCATCAAGGGCACCTTGATGTGCACCGTGCTGGCCATGTTGTTCGGGGTGATCGGCGGCGTGATCCTGGCCGTGATGCGGCTGTCGACCAACCCGGTGCTGCGTGCGGTCTCGTGGGCGTACACCTGGTTCTTCCGAGCCATTCCCCGGCTCGTGCTGCTGACCATCATGGGGGTGCTCGGGATCTTGTTTCCGCTCGCCAGCGGCGGTCTGTCCTTCGGTGTGCCCTTCGACTGGGTGATCATCGACTGGCTCGGGTTGTCGGGTGACTGGCGGTTCTACAGCGTGGACGCGAACACGCTGTTCTCCGGCTTCATCGGGGCGATCGTCGGTCTGGCTGCCTCGGAGGCGGCGTACATGGCCGAGATCGCCCGAGCCGGGATCAACAGCGTCGACAAGGGGCAGATGGAGGCCGCGCAGGCGGTCGGCATGAGCCGCAGCCTGGCCATGCGCCGGATCGTCCTGCCCCAGGCGATGCGGGTGATCGTGCCGCCGACGGGCAACGAGACCATCGCCATGTTGAAGGACACCTCGCTGCTGATCGCTCTTCCGCTGTCGACTGAGATGTTCTTCCAGCTCTCCCAGATCGGCGCCCGGACCTTCCAGCTCTTCCCGGTGTTCGTGGCCGCGACCCTCTACTACCTGATCGCGACGAGCATCTTGATGATCGGTCAGACCTATCTGGAACGGCACTTCGGGCGTGGGTTCGGCACCACGGTGCAGCCCAAGGCGGCGGCCGGATTGCAGATCGGAGCGGCGAAGTGA
- a CDS encoding WhiB family transcriptional regulator — translation MDWRHHAACLDEDPELFFPIGNTGPALLQIEEAKQVCRRCDVKDACLQWAIEAGQDHGVWGGMSEDERRALKRRAARARIRTA, via the coding sequence ATGGATTGGCGCCACCACGCGGCCTGCCTGGACGAGGATCCGGAGCTGTTCTTCCCGATCGGGAACACCGGACCTGCTCTGCTCCAGATCGAGGAGGCCAAGCAGGTCTGTCGTCGCTGCGACGTCAAGGATGCCTGCTTGCAGTGGGCCATCGAGGCCGGCCAGGACCATGGGGTCTGGGGCGGCATGAGCGAGGATGAGCGTCGCGCTCTCAAGCGTCGCGCCGCCCGCGCCCGCATCCGTACGGCCTGA
- a CDS encoding zinc-binding dehydrogenase: MLAAYAVTADLEKPLNALEVGEIDPPAVPTDWVTVRVKAAALNHHDVWSLRGVGLPAERLPMILGCDAAGVTEDGREVVVYAVINDPGYAGEDETLDPRRSLLSERYPGTLAELVRAPARNLVDKPTGLSFAEAACLPTAWLTAYRALFTSGALRPGDSVLVQGAGGGVSTAAIMIGRATGLRVWVTSRSPERVERAVALGAHRGFAAGERLPEKVDAVVDSVGAATWSHSINSLRPGGRLVTVGTTSGADLRSAELTKIFFKPLQVIGSTMGTRSELEAVLHLVANTGIRPIIDRVLPLAEAADGLAAMASGDLFGKIVLEP; encoded by the coding sequence ATGCTCGCTGCCTATGCGGTCACCGCAGATCTCGAAAAGCCACTGAATGCCCTCGAGGTAGGTGAGATCGACCCGCCCGCGGTGCCGACGGACTGGGTCACGGTGCGGGTCAAGGCCGCGGCACTCAACCACCACGATGTCTGGTCGTTGCGAGGTGTCGGCCTGCCGGCCGAACGGCTGCCGATGATCCTGGGCTGCGATGCGGCTGGGGTGACCGAGGACGGCCGTGAGGTGGTCGTCTATGCCGTGATCAATGACCCTGGGTACGCCGGGGAGGACGAGACACTGGATCCTCGCCGTTCGCTGTTGTCGGAGCGCTATCCCGGAACGCTCGCCGAGCTGGTACGGGCGCCGGCTCGCAATCTGGTCGACAAGCCGACCGGACTGTCGTTCGCCGAAGCGGCGTGTCTGCCCACGGCCTGGCTGACCGCGTACCGGGCATTGTTCACCTCCGGTGCACTGCGGCCCGGGGACTCGGTCCTGGTGCAAGGTGCCGGGGGAGGCGTGTCGACGGCGGCGATCATGATCGGCCGGGCAACCGGTCTGCGCGTCTGGGTGACCTCGCGCAGCCCCGAGCGAGTGGAGCGGGCCGTGGCGTTGGGCGCTCATCGTGGGTTTGCGGCGGGGGAGCGGCTGCCGGAGAAGGTCGATGCCGTCGTCGACAGCGTGGGCGCCGCCACCTGGTCGCACTCGATCAACTCGCTGCGACCGGGCGGTCGGCTGGTGACCGTCGGCACCACCTCTGGGGCGGATCTTCGTTCGGCCGAGCTGACGAAGATCTTCTTCAAGCCGCTCCAGGTGATCGGCAGCACCATGGGCACCCGCTCGGAGCTCGAGGCGGTGCTGCACCTGGTGGCCAACACCGGGATCCGTCCGATCATCGACCGCGTACTCCCGCTCGCCGAGGCCGCCGACGGTCTGGCGGCGATGGCATCCGGCGACCTCTTTGGCAAGATCGTCCTGGAGCCATGA
- a CDS encoding amino acid ABC transporter ATP-binding protein, whose amino-acid sequence MVKAVNVIKHFGHNEVLKGVDLTVDRGEVVCLLGPSGSGKTTFLRLINQMETLTGGRIWVDGELIGIEERKGKLHVRKDSDIARQRSRIGMVFQRFNLFPHMTALGNVVEAPTKVKKISKAAATAEAMALLEMVGLADRARYYPSQLSGGQQQRVAIARALAMKPDLMLFDEPTSALDPELVGEVLTVMRELAAGGTTMIVVTHEMGFAREAADRVVFMDAGVVVEEGNPNEVLLNPRHERTKTFLRRVKDEHQAEVAHEVETVRALQEGELQ is encoded by the coding sequence CTGGTCAAAGCCGTCAACGTGATCAAGCACTTCGGGCACAACGAGGTCTTGAAGGGGGTCGACCTCACCGTCGACCGCGGCGAGGTGGTCTGCCTGCTGGGGCCGAGTGGTTCTGGGAAGACCACGTTCCTGCGACTGATCAACCAGATGGAGACCCTGACCGGGGGCCGGATCTGGGTCGATGGTGAGCTGATCGGCATCGAGGAGCGCAAGGGCAAGCTGCACGTCCGCAAGGACTCCGACATCGCCCGGCAGCGGTCCCGGATCGGGATGGTCTTCCAGCGGTTCAACCTGTTCCCGCACATGACCGCACTGGGAAATGTGGTCGAGGCCCCGACCAAGGTCAAGAAGATCAGCAAAGCGGCGGCAACCGCCGAGGCCATGGCTCTACTGGAGATGGTCGGACTGGCCGACCGAGCACGGTACTACCCGAGTCAGCTGTCCGGCGGCCAGCAACAGCGGGTGGCGATCGCCCGGGCGCTGGCCATGAAACCGGATCTGATGCTGTTCGACGAGCCGACCTCCGCGCTCGATCCCGAACTGGTCGGCGAGGTGTTGACCGTGATGCGGGAACTCGCCGCCGGCGGTACGACGATGATCGTGGTGACCCACGAGATGGGCTTCGCCCGGGAGGCGGCCGACCGAGTGGTGTTCATGGACGCCGGCGTCGTGGTGGAAGAGGGCAACCCGAACGAAGTGCTCCTCAATCCACGGCACGAGCGCACCAAGACGTTCCTGAGGCGGGTCAAGGACGAGCACCAGGCCGAGGTCGCCCACGAGGTGGAGACCGTACGCGCGCTTCAGGAGGGGGAGCTCCAGTAG
- a CDS encoding DUF6104 family protein, whose translation MYFTDRGIEELESRRGEEDVTLAWLSEQLRIFVDVHPEYEAAVDQLATWLARLDDDED comes from the coding sequence ATGTATTTCACCGATCGTGGGATCGAGGAGTTGGAGTCGCGCCGGGGTGAGGAGGATGTCACCCTGGCCTGGCTCAGCGAGCAACTGCGGATCTTCGTCGACGTCCACCCCGAGTACGAGGCGGCCGTCGATCAACTGGCTACCTGGCTCGCTCGCCTGGACGACGACGAGGACTGA